CTCAGGGTGTTCCTCAGACTGTGAAAGAGCCACACGGATAATACGCTTCTTTGAAGAGGAATCCGATTTGCTTCCACATCCCGTTATCAGCATTCCTGCCATGCATACACAGACAGCTGCACTGACAATTCGTTTCCATTTCATCATCTTTGGAGTCTCCTTTCGATACCATGCTTTTCTGGTTAACTGTTATATTTTTTCAGCCTCTCACCCCTTCATTGTGTAAGGGCTTACATTCTGTTATCAAGTATATGTCAAAATCTTGACGAAATCAAGGGCGTTTTTATTGACTTTTCCGACAAATTATTGTATCGATTTTTGTACAATATCCACAAGTTCTTGGCTGTTTTCATTTTCCTTTATAGTTTTAGAAGTTTTAATTTTTATTTGTGTAAGCGTTTACATCTTTTCGTAACATATAAACTGAATTTTCAAACTTTTAGTACAGATTTCAAACTAAAAAAGGTCCACCGGACCTTTTTGTCGTATGCTTGGCAACAAAAGGCAGTTTCGGTAAGTCTGCCCTATTTGGCTGACTTTTACGAAACTGCCTTTCATACTTAGAACTTTGTAAATATGTGAAATTATCAAAGTACTATATCATTCTCTATTTTTATGTCTTTTTATTCTTACAACTTACATACGTTGACCGGCTTGCCGTCAAGATAAGCAGTCACGTTATCGAATACAATCTTTGCTCTTCTTACCATAGACTCCTCGGAGATAAATGCCTGATGAGGTGTCAATAATGTATTCTTAGCCTGAAGCAATGGATAATCTGCCGGAATCGGCGGCTCCATATCAAATACGTCAACGCATGCATATCCAAGCTTGCCATCATTCAGCGCTTTCGCAAGTGCCTCGTTGTCTACGATCGGTCCTCTTGCACAGTTGATGAAGATTGTGTTCTCATTCATAAGTGCAATCTTATCTGCTGACAGGAATCCTCTCGTCTCTGCATTCAGTGGAAGGTTCAGTGATACGATATCACTTGTTGATAATACTTCCTCTAATGATTTATACTCGATTCCAAGTGCTTTTGCTTCCTCAGACTCACTTCTGTTGTAAGCGATAACTTTAGCGCCAAATGCCTGGAATAATTTTGCTGCCATGAGTCCGATCTGTCCAAGTCCGATAATTCCGACCGTTCTTCCGCAGATTTCTTTTCCGCCAAGGCCTGCACTTGTTCCACCATTTCTTACAAGTCCGTCAGCTTTTACTACATGTCTTAATGCGTCAATCGCCATACCAATGATAAGCTCGGCAACTGTCTGGTTTGAGTACCCTGCTGCATTACAGATCATAATATTTTTCTCTTTACACTTGTCTGTTCCGATGTGGTCAATTCCTGTAAATGCTACAGATAACATCTTCAGTGCGTCCGCTTTCTCTACAACCTCTGTCGGATACGGATTGTTAGCAATCATAACAATGTCGCAGCCTTCACTTCTCTTGGCAAGTTCTGCCGGATCTGTTGTTTTGGTATCATAATATACGAATTCATGTCCCTTTTCTGTAATCGGTGCTGATAACTCATCAATAACTTCTTTTGATACTCCAATTGGTTCTAATAATGCGATTTTCATTTTTTTCACGCTCCCTTTCTGTCTGTATTTTATAAATATTATAACCTCATGTCAATACATGGATATACTAAAACTTAAATACATTTTTATCTAATTTTTTCAGGCTTTCTGTAAATCCACTCATAACGAAGCATAATTTTTACTTTCCGGTTCTTGCCATCTCTCAACACTTCAGCTTCAATTTGAAATAATTATGTCCGATTGCCGTAAGCCAGTCTGCTATGTGGCTCATAAATCTCTCCTCTCACACCGGTATCTGTGCCGGTGTTATTCCTGTTCTTTTACATTAAAGCCCTGTTTTTTTATACTTGTAAAGTACCTGAAGTAATTTTTCACCATCTACAGGTTTTGTCAGATGTTCATTCATACCTGCTTCTTTTGTCTTTCTCATGTCTTCTACAAATGCATTTGCTGTCATGGCAATGATTGGGATACTTTTTGCATCAGCACGGTCAAGACTTCGAATCGTCTTTGTTGCCTCAATTCCATCCATATTCGGCATCATAATATCCATAAGGATTACTTCGAGTTCGCCCTCCCGGCTGTTTTTAAATGCTTCTACTGCCTGAAGTCCATCTCTTGCGACCTCTACGACTGCCTTATCTTCCTCCAGCATAAACTGGGCGATCTCCAGATTCAGGTCATTATCCTCTACGACCAGGATCTTCATTCCACTAATGTCTGGTTTCTGTTCCTCTATGGTCTTTGGCACATTTTCACTGCGATTAATCGCAAATGGCAATGTTACAGTAAATGTGGTTCCTTCTCCTTCTTTACTCTCGACATCAATAGAGCCTGTCATTTCCCGGACAATTCTCTGGACAATGGACATTCCAAGTCCGGTTCCCTGATACTTTGTTCTGGCTTCTCCCGTTCCTTGTACGAACGGCTGGAATAATTTATCTTCTATGAAAGATTCACTCATACCGATTCCATTGTCTGCGACCTTGAACTCAAACATAGCAGTCTTATCGTTCTGCATAATTTCGTTTACAGTCAGATGTATCTCTCCACCCTTTTTATTATATTTGACCGCATTACTGAGCAGGTTCAGAAGTATTCTTCTCATATGTAACGGGCTTCCGATCAGCTCATTATGGCATATTCCCGTCATATCCCAAAAAACCGTCAATCCTTTTTCTTCTGCCTGAGTCTCCATAATGGTCTGAAGTTCTTTCATCTCCTTTTCCAGTTCAAATGGAATCTGTTCTAACTGAATCTTACCACTCTCCAGTTTGCTCATATCCAGCACATCATTAAGGAGGTCCAACAGGTGTCCGGAGGCTTTTTGAATTTTATCCAGGCATTCATCTACCTTATTCTGGTCGGAACAATTCTTTTTGATAACCTCGGCCATTCCCATTATGCCATTGATCGGCGTCCGTATATCGTGGGTCATATGTGACAGAAAGTCGCTCTTCGCCTGATTTGCCCGCATGACTTCCTGGCTGGATTTTTCTAATTCTGACTGATATTCCAGAAGCGTCGCAATGTAATGCTGCTTCCTAGAATAGTCTGCTTTTAGTATGCTCAGAAGAAACATAACAAATAACCATGTGATCAGATATGCTACATAAAAGACTTTATTCTGCTCTATAACATAACTAAGGGAACGATTTCTTGAATAGTTCACGATCCATTTATTTTCCAGTCTTGCAAGCGTTCCCTGATTCGCATAATACTTAAGGATCGTATTCATCTGGTCTCTTAATTCTTCTTTGTCTTCCCACACGCCAAATGTCAGGAAGCTGTTCATGATCGTAAGGCTTGGTACAACACTCAGATTTTCTTTCTCGATAATCTTCTCTGCAACAGCCTCATGGCAGATTCCATAATCCACCTCACCATTTTCGACTGCTTTCAAAATCTCTGAATTCGTGTTGTACTCCACATACTCGCACTGCAGATCAAACATTGTCATAATTACAGATCTTGCCATCACTGCAACTTTCTTGTTCGCAAGAGCACCGATACTCTCAATCTTATTCTTTCCATATATATTAAGCTGGTCTGTTGTCACCGGAACTGTCTTTAATACATGCTGCATATTTGAAAATGTCTCCAGACCGAGAATTGCATCTGCTTTTCCCTCCTCCAGATTCTGCCGGCACGTCATCCAGTCACCACACTCGAATTCCAGCCGCATTCCAAGCTGATTAGCAACCATCGTGATCAACTCCACGTTAAGACCAGATAAATTCCCGTCCGCATCATAAAATGACATTGGGCAAAACCCATCATCAACCGCCACGCGGAGTACCGGAGCACTCTCATCTGTCACTTCCTGCCTGGCTTCTACGACTGGCTCTTTCGCAAATACGCCGATCTGAATCGCGGTAAAGAAAAGCGGAATACAGATTCCAACAATAATTGCAATCATTATCAGCATATTCATCTGTCTGTTCCTTATCATTTTCCCCTCTGTCATAGTTATATCCTCACACCCTATAATTATCTCGAATTATCTCTAATCTATCATTACCACCATTGCTGCGATATGGATTGCAGAAATATGCAGAAAAATATGTTATAATATCATATATAGTATATCACTTTTTAGCATAACTGTCAGCTCCAAGTTAATCAATAGTGAAAAATCTATCCCAAAAGTGAATATAAATAATTCAAGAATATCATCAGTATTTCTTACAACATTTAATTTCATCAAATTTTTAAATAACAGGTGCATTTTCTCCGAAAATATGGTTCAATAAAATAACACATTTTTTTATTATTGCCAGGAGAAAACTGGCATTTGGAGGTTTTCATGACAAAAGAAGATATTAAATATCAGGCATATATCCAGATATTAAAAGAAGAATTAATACCGGCTATGGGGTGTACCGAGCCAATTGCTCTGGCTTACGCTGCTGCCAAAGCCCGTGAAGTGCTGGGCTGCATACCGGAGCGCGTACATATCGGAGCAAGCGGAAGCATTATTAAAAATGTAAAAAGTGTAATCGTTCCGAACACGAATCATTTAAAAGGAATCCCGGCCGCTGCTACAGCCGGAATCATTGCCGGAGATGCTTCTAAAGAACTGGAAGTTATCTCTGATGTAACAGAAGCACAGACAAAAGAAATGGCAAAGTATCTCGAAGAAACTGAGATTACCGTCGAGCATATTGATAACGGCTGTATCTTCGACATCATCGTTGAAGTATTTGCCGGAAAGGATTCTGCTAAAGTCCGTATTGCCAACTATCATACAAACATTGTAAGAATTGAAAAAAATGGAAAAATCCTTCACTATGTACCAGTTGAAGGTGCAAGCGAAGAAGGACTGACTGACCGTACTCTTTTGGATGTAAAGTCTATCTGGGATTTTATTAATATGGCTGACATCGACGATATCCGTGAAGTCCTGTCCCGTCAGATTGAGTATAACAGCGCAATCGCCGATGAAGGACTCGCCGGAAATTACGGTGCAAATATTGGAACTGTACTTCTTAATACTTACGGCAACGACGTCCGCACACGCGCAAAAGCTCGCGCTGCTGCTGGATCTGATGCGCGAATGAATGGCTGTGAGCTTCCGGTCGTTATCAACTCCGGAAGTGGAAATCAGGGAATGACCTGTTCTCTCCCTGTTCTGGAATATGCAAAAGAGCTACATGTTAGCGAAGATAAGACTTACCGCGCACTGGCACTTTCCAATCTGATCGCAATCCACCAGAAAACCGGAATCGGGCGCCTCTCTGCTTACTGCGGAGCTGTCAGCGCCGGAGCCGCTGCCGGAGCCGGGATTGCATACTTGTGCGGCGGTGGATATGAAGAAGTGATCCATACTGTTGTCAACGCACTCGCGATCGTATCCGGTATGGTCTGCGACGGAGCAAAAGCTTCCTGTGCAGCCAAAATCGCAGCTTCCGTAGATGCTGGAATACTTGGTTACAATATGTACCTGCAGGGGCAGCAGTTCTACGCCGGTGATGGCATCATCACAAAAGGAATCGAGGGAACCATTGATAATGTAGGACGTCTCGGAAAAGACGGCATGAAAGAGACAAATGAAGAAATCATTCGGATTATGATCAATGATTAATAAATGGGATTCATCTCAGGTAAAGATTTCAATTGACGAATAGACATGGAAGTAATATCATCAAAAGCGCAGGAAAACTGTTTCATTTATATGAGCGGATATCCTGCGCTGTTTAGTTTTACACCAGGGAGAGATATTATGACACAGGATATGACGAAGGGTAAGATTATGCCCATGCTTATTAGATTTACAATTCCACTTGTACTGGGAAATCTGTTCCAGCTTACTTACAACGCCGTAGACAGCATTATTGTGGGACATTTTATCGGAAAAGAGGCACTGGCTGCGGTCGGTATCTGCAATCCGGTCACGACATTGGTCATTCTGTTTCTGAATGGTCTGTGCATGGGCGCGAGTATTCTGATCGGCACGTATTACGGGGCGAAAGATTACGATACTCTCTCACGCCAGATCAGTACGACTATGATTTCAGGATCTGTATTTTCTGTAATTCTAACCATTCTCAGTATTGGAATTGCGAAATCACTTCTCAGATTGCTACAGGTAGACGCATCTATTTTGGATATGACGACTTCTTACCTTCGCATCATATTTGTAGGACTTATGTTTACATTTTTATATAATTTTTTCTCCAGTACATTAAGAGCCCTCGGAGACAGTAATTCACCACTGTATTTTTTGATCATAAGTGCGATTCTTAATGTTTTCGGAGATTTGTTTTTTATCATTGTACTGAAAGCAGGAAGTAATGGCTGCGCTGTTTCCACTGTTATCAGTGAGGCACTGTGTTGTATTTTCTGTATGATCTATGTGCAGAAAAAAGTACCACTCCTTCAATTAGGAAAGAAATGGCTCATTTTCGATCGTTCCCTGTTAAAGCGTACAATTGCATACGGCTGGGCATCTGCAATGCAACAGGCAACTGTACAGCTCGGAAAAATCGGTGTTCAGGCAATTGTTAATACTATGGGTGTGTCTGTTGCCGCTGCA
The sequence above is drawn from the Dorea formicigenerans genome and encodes:
- a CDS encoding ATP-binding protein, which produces MTEGKMIRNRQMNMLIMIAIIVGICIPLFFTAIQIGVFAKEPVVEARQEVTDESAPVLRVAVDDGFCPMSFYDADGNLSGLNVELITMVANQLGMRLEFECGDWMTCRQNLEEGKADAILGLETFSNMQHVLKTVPVTTDQLNIYGKNKIESIGALANKKVAVMARSVIMTMFDLQCEYVEYNTNSEILKAVENGEVDYGICHEAVAEKIIEKENLSVVPSLTIMNSFLTFGVWEDKEELRDQMNTILKYYANQGTLARLENKWIVNYSRNRSLSYVIEQNKVFYVAYLITWLFVMFLLSILKADYSRKQHYIATLLEYQSELEKSSQEVMRANQAKSDFLSHMTHDIRTPINGIMGMAEVIKKNCSDQNKVDECLDKIQKASGHLLDLLNDVLDMSKLESGKIQLEQIPFELEKEMKELQTIMETQAEEKGLTVFWDMTGICHNELIGSPLHMRRILLNLLSNAVKYNKKGGEIHLTVNEIMQNDKTAMFEFKVADNGIGMSESFIEDKLFQPFVQGTGEARTKYQGTGLGMSIVQRIVREMTGSIDVESKEGEGTTFTVTLPFAINRSENVPKTIEEQKPDISGMKILVVEDNDLNLEIAQFMLEEDKAVVEVARDGLQAVEAFKNSREGELEVILMDIMMPNMDGIEATKTIRSLDRADAKSIPIIAMTANAFVEDMRKTKEAGMNEHLTKPVDGEKLLQVLYKYKKTGL
- a CDS encoding serine dehydratase subunit alpha family protein, with the translated sequence MTKEDIKYQAYIQILKEELIPAMGCTEPIALAYAAAKAREVLGCIPERVHIGASGSIIKNVKSVIVPNTNHLKGIPAAATAGIIAGDASKELEVISDVTEAQTKEMAKYLEETEITVEHIDNGCIFDIIVEVFAGKDSAKVRIANYHTNIVRIEKNGKILHYVPVEGASEEGLTDRTLLDVKSIWDFINMADIDDIREVLSRQIEYNSAIADEGLAGNYGANIGTVLLNTYGNDVRTRAKARAAAGSDARMNGCELPVVINSGSGNQGMTCSLPVLEYAKELHVSEDKTYRALALSNLIAIHQKTGIGRLSAYCGAVSAGAAAGAGIAYLCGGGYEEVIHTVVNALAIVSGMVCDGAKASCAAKIAASVDAGILGYNMYLQGQQFYAGDGIITKGIEGTIDNVGRLGKDGMKETNEEIIRIMIND
- a CDS encoding 2-hydroxyacid dehydrogenase, translating into MKIALLEPIGVSKEVIDELSAPITEKGHEFVYYDTKTTDPAELAKRSEGCDIVMIANNPYPTEVVEKADALKMLSVAFTGIDHIGTDKCKEKNIMICNAAGYSNQTVAELIIGMAIDALRHVVKADGLVRNGGTSAGLGGKEICGRTVGIIGLGQIGLMAAKLFQAFGAKVIAYNRSESEEAKALGIEYKSLEEVLSTSDIVSLNLPLNAETRGFLSADKIALMNENTIFINCARGPIVDNEALAKALNDGKLGYACVDVFDMEPPIPADYPLLQAKNTLLTPHQAFISEESMVRRAKIVFDNVTAYLDGKPVNVCKL
- a CDS encoding MATE family efflux transporter; its protein translation is MTQDMTKGKIMPMLIRFTIPLVLGNLFQLTYNAVDSIIVGHFIGKEALAAVGICNPVTTLVILFLNGLCMGASILIGTYYGAKDYDTLSRQISTTMISGSVFSVILTILSIGIAKSLLRLLQVDASILDMTTSYLRIIFVGLMFTFLYNFFSSTLRALGDSNSPLYFLIISAILNVFGDLFFIIVLKAGSNGCAVSTVISEALCCIFCMIYVQKKVPLLQLGKKWLIFDRSLLKRTIAYGWASAMQQATVQLGKIGVQAIVNTMGVSVAAAFTAVNRIDDFAYTPEQNIAHAMTALMAQNKGAKRNDRMREGFRCGLVLETIYGILIFIVCFVFARHLMMLFVKDEEVIGHGVTYLHLISIMYILPAITNGLQGFFRGIGDLKITLISSFVNMGLRVLVAAPLVLVCGFGIEALPFSYLAGWIGMLVAELPLLIHTYRESKITG